Genomic segment of bacterium:
GAAACGGCCGTTGAGCGAGAACGAGATGATCTGGAAGTTCACGAGGCCGGGGTTCTGGTCGAACTCGCCGACCGAGGTGAGTCCGATGTCGCCGTCCGAGATGTAGCGTTCGTAGGCGACCGAGAGCAGAAGGTCGAGCCCGTCGCTCAGTCCGAACCGCTCGCTCCAGCCCTCGGCGTCGTATGAGAGCACGTCCTCGAACTCGACCTCGAACTTGATCCGCGCCGAGACCGCGCCGAAGGGCGAGAGACGGTAGTCGGCGCTGCGTTCGATCGGGACGACGATCCCGTTCAGCAGCGGCTCGTAGAAGTCGGCCTTGCTCTGGCTGTAGTACCGGAAGCTCGGGGCGATCGTGAAGATGTCGGCGAGGCGCTGGTACCACCCGAGATCGGCGGCGTGGGAGATGATGCCCCAGGTGTCCGCGTGGAACTGATAGTCGACGTGGAGCGAACCCTCGATGTCCTCGAAGTGGTGGCGGTAGCGCGTCAGGATGGTCACCTGGTCGCGGTCGTGGGGACGTGCGTCGGAGACGTTCGCGCCGCCGCCGATCGGGGCGACCAGCTTGTAGGGGTCGTCGAGGAAACCGTCGGAGTGCTTGAAGTTGACGGTGACCTGGGCGATCGAGGCACGCGAGAGGACCTGGCTGAGGCCGGCGAACGCCGTGATCGCCCACTTCTGATCGCTCACGATCCGGCTGCTGAATCCGTCGCGGGTCGGCTCGATCTCGTCGAAGTTCGCGCCGAGCGCGAGGTTGAAGGTCGTGTTCTTGTCGTTGAAGTTGCGCTCGGTCGCGAGCCCGATGCTCCAGGATTCGTAGTCTCGCTCGACCGAGTATCCCAGCGAGATCGTGTCCTTGCCGGTCTCCATGTAGTAGTCGAGATCGACTCGTACGTCGGTTCGCTCTTCCTCGATCGTCGCCCCGCTCATGACCTGGACGCGTCGTCCGCCCTCGGCCGTGACGTACCAGGGGGATGCGCCGCTCATCTCTTCGTAGAGGATGTCGATGCCGATGTCCGTTCGCTCGGACGTCGGAATGTCGAAGCGGAGCTGCTTGGCGAAGATCTCGTAGCGTTCGTTCTCGCTGCCCGCGGCGAGGCGCTTCTGCGGGATCTGGTCCTCGCGGTAGTAGCTGAAGGCGCTCGAGGCCGTGGCGCGCTCGATGGGCGCGTCGGCGCGGGCGGAGCCGGCGATGCCCGGCAGGGCGAGGGCACCGGTCGCGAGTGCGGTCAGCGTCCGGTTCGGACGCGGGAGCGGGAACGCGGCGCGGGTGTCCGCGTCGCCGACCGCTTCGAAGCGTTGTTCATTCTCGTCCGAACGATCCATGATCCCCATCCCGATTCGAGCGACGGCGTATGACCGTCGCGGATCGCCTTCTGGTCGCGATCGGTGTGCGATCGCCGTCAGTTGCAGCCGCAGCCGCCTCCACCGCCGCTGCCACCCGGCATCGTGGCTTCCTTGCTCCAGTAGATATGCGCTTCCCGCTTCGCCTCGAGGCCGTCGGGTTCGAAGCTCATGTCGCGTCGCGCGAGGAGGTCGCGCTCCCAGGGCTTGACGACGGCGCATCCCGTAGACGCGAGCGTGCAGGCCGTGAGGGCGGCGATCACCGCGAATCGGAACGATCGGGTCATCTACTTCTTCCCCAGCTTCTGCTCCTTGAGGAGCATTCGGATCTCTTCGCGGATGCGGGAGCCGTCGCCGCGGGAGAAGCCCTTGTGGACGTATCGGATCACGCCGTCACGATCGATCAGGTACGAGGTCGGCATGGTCTCGACGCCGAACTGACCCGGCAGCGAGCCCTTCGGGTCCGCGGCGCTCGGGTAGCCGATCGGGTTCTTCTCGAGGAAGCGCAGCGCCTTCTTGGCCTTCTGGTCGAGGTTGACCGCGACGACCTGGAACTGGTCGTCGGGGAACTCACCGCGCATTTCTTCGATCTCGGGAATCGCCTTGAGGCACGGGCCACACCAGGACGCCCAGAAGTCGAGGTAGACGATCTTGCCGCGGTACTTGCCGAGCTCGACGTTGCCGTCACCGAAGAGCGAGGGCACCGAGAACGCCGGCGCGCGGTCACCCTCGTCGAGGGCCGTGGCCGAGAGCGGCCATGCGCAGCTAGTGAGCAGAAAGAGGAGGGCGAGAGTTCGAGATCGCATGCAGGCTTCTCCGACGGTCGCGCGGGCGGGGGGCCACGCACGTCCTGACTTGCATCGTCTCGTCGGCCCGCGGTGCTGAGGGAAATGTGATGTGCGTCGCAGGCGCGAGGTGGCCTGCCCGCGGCAGATCGCGCTCAGATCCGCTTCGTGGGGCGCGCTTCGTCGATCGCGGCCAGGACTTCCTCGGTCGTGAGGAGCTCCGAGAGGACCCGGGGCGCGTCCGGTCGGTCCGGTGAGTAGACCAGGTAGAGCGGGACCCCGGCCCGGTCGAACTCGGCGAGCTTGCGTCGGATCCCCTCGTCCCGCCGGGTCCAGTCCGCCTCGAAGAGTGCGTATCCGCCGTCGCGGAATGCCGCATGGACGGCCTCGCGGTCCAGGACCGTCGCCTCGTTCATCTTGCAGGTGAGACACCAGTCCGCCGTGAAGACGACGAAGGCGGGGCGCCCGTCTTCGAGGGCGGCCGCGACGGCGCCTTCGGAGTAGGTCGCCCAGGCCTCGGCCTTCGCTTCGGCAGAGGTCGTCTGGTCGGCGGTCGCGACCGGGACGCGGTCGATGCCGATCAGGTTGAACCCGCCGAGGGCGACGCCGGCGATCCCGACCGCCGCGACGCGACCGAGCCAGGCGCTCCGCATCGGCTGCAGCCGACCGAGACAGAAGAGCAGGAAGGCAAGGACGAGGAGCGTGGCCGTCGTTCCGATCACGGCGTCCACCCCGCCGCTCTGCCCGAGCACCCAGAGCAGCCAGACGCAGGTGGCGAGGAGCGAGAAGCCCAGCCCCGACCGAAGCGTGTTCATCCACGGCCCGGAGCGCGGGATGAAGCGCGCGGCCTTCGGCTGGAAGCTCACGATCAGGAAGGGCGAGGCGAGGCCGAGACCGATCGCGAGGAAGATGGCGAAGATGCCGAGCCCGTGACTCGCGAAGGCGAAGCCGACGGCGGTGCCCAGGAACGGCGCCGTGCACGGCGTCGCGAGGACCACGGCGAGCAGGCCTTCGAAGAAGGAGCGTCGCGCGCCGACGGCGTCGTGACCGATCGCGGCGAGTCGCCCCTGCCCGAGATCGATCTCGAAGGCGCCGAAGAGGTTCATGGCGAAGGTGACGAGGACGGCCGCGATGATCGCAACGAAGAGGGGCTCCTGGAACTGGAAGCCCCAGCCGACCGAGTGACCGGCGGCGCGCAGCGCGACGACGACTCCGGCGAGGGCCGTCATCGAGCCGAGCACGCCCGCGCCGTACGCGACGCCGTGCATGCGAACCTCGCGCGGATCCTTCTCCGCCATGTCGGCGACCGCGACGACCTTGATCGCCAGGACCGGCAGCACGCACGGCATGCCGTTCAGAATGAGGCCGCCGAGCAGGGCGAGGCCGATCACCTGGAGCCAGCGGACGAGCGTCGGGGAAGCGGGTTCGGCCGCTGCGGTCGAGGGTCCCGGAATCGGGCGCGTGGCGGCGTCTGCGGGCGGATTCGCCATCGGGGGCGCCGGCGGAGTCACGGCGAGCCCCTTCGCCGTGGCCGTCGTCGCAGGCGGCGACTCGATCTTCGTGTCGATCGCGACGTGGCGAAGCGCGCCGCCGGAAGCGCGGATCGGGATCAAGCCGCGGAGGCGCTCGTCCGTCTTCGGGACGTCCTCGAGTCGCGTCAGGGCGATGTCGACCACGTGTCGGTCCGCGAGGGTCGCTTCCTCCCACTCGAAGAGATCTCCGTCTTGCAGAAGGAAGAGCGAGCCTGCACCGCGCGCGGCGAGGGAGGGGCAGGGCGCTTCGTCGCACGGCGCGAGCTCGAGGCGGACCGTGCCGAGCTCGTCGACTTCCGGTCGGGTGTCGTGCCAGCGGGCCTGGACGCCCAGGCCGAGCTCGCTCGCGCTGACGGGAACTCGGGAGAGGGCCTCGGCGAAGCGACGGTCGATCCAGGTCCGGTCTTCGGGGGCGAGCTCGGGTTCGAGCGGCGAGCGGAGCGCGAAGTCCGCCGGAACGCACTGCGTCCGGCAGACCAGCACGCTCACGTCGGCTTCGACCTGACCGGAGGACGGGTCGGCGTCGCGCGTGATCGGCGCGGAGAGCAGGACGGATCCTTCGTAGCCCCAGGTGGTGAAGAGACCGTCGGCCTCGACGAACGTGAGGGGGGCGGGCCAGGCGACGTCTCCGAACGCGTGACCGTCGGCGGCGAGGCCGAGCTCGGGGGCGATGCCGGTGCCGCCGGGATTCCGCCAGTAGAGGTGCCAGCCCTCGGCGAGATCGAAGAGGACGCCGACGCGGCGTTCGCCCTCGGTGTTCCCGACGAGGAGGCGCGCGCGAACCTGGGGGACGTCGTTCTCGACGACGCCCGAGGCCGTGGCGGAGGCCGGCAGCGTGGGAAGCTCGACCGGGTCCGGGACGGCGCTCAGCTCGAGGGCGCTCGCCTGGACGCCGGACAATAGAAGGAAGAGAGCGGCGATGAGTCCGACGTGGACTCGGCAGGACACAGCGCGCATCGGACGTGGACTCCTTCGCGAGGCCGGGCGGGATCCCGGTCGACTCCCGATATCGGCCGACGCGGGTGCCGAACCTTTGTCCATTTCGCCCCCGCGACCCGAACGACGTGTGACGGATGACCGGGGCAGACACCGACGTGATCCCCCGCACGCAACTGAGGGGCAGCGCGAACACGCCCATGTCTTGGGGGTGAAGTACCGAGGCAGATTCGACTCGTTTTGTGAGGGATGTCGCGAAAAGACCACAATTTAGTGAGCTGGATCACCGAGAAGACCTGTGGCCGGCCGAATGGGGGATGAGCCCCGGCCCTCGCTGCGACTGTTCCTCGGTGGGAGACCGGGCAGTCGCGTGTAGGGGGCGGCCAGATAGCGGGTCTGCTCCTGGGGAGGGGCGGCCAAGACGAGGTCCACCTCCGATGTTCCACGATCGCTCTACGAAGCCGAGCGCCCGTCCGGGCGCGACTTCCTTCGTCGCGTTCCTGCTGACGCTCACCGCGCTCGTCGCTCTCGCCGTTCCGGCGGCGGCGCAGATGGATGACACCGATCGCGCGCGACGCATGCACGACCGCCTCGCGGGCGTCCCGCCGGACGACACCACGCCCATCCCGGGGAGCTCTCCGCCGGAGACCGTGCTCGAGCGCATGACCCGCCACA
This window contains:
- a CDS encoding DUF3570 domain-containing protein; translated protein: MDRSDENEQRFEAVGDADTRAAFPLPRPNRTLTALATGALALPGIAGSARADAPIERATASSAFSYYREDQIPQKRLAAGSENERYEIFAKQLRFDIPTSERTDIGIDILYEEMSGASPWYVTAEGGRRVQVMSGATIEEERTDVRVDLDYYMETGKDTISLGYSVERDYESWSIGLATERNFNDKNTTFNLALGANFDEIEPTRDGFSSRIVSDQKWAITAFAGLSQVLSRASIAQVTVNFKHSDGFLDDPYKLVAPIGGGANVSDARPHDRDQVTILTRYRHHFEDIEGSLHVDYQFHADTWGIISHAADLGWYQRLADIFTIAPSFRYYSQSKADFYEPLLNGIVVPIERSADYRLSPFGAVSARIKFEVEFEDVLSYDAEGWSERFGLSDGLDLLLSVAYERYISDGDIGLTSVGEFDQNPGLVNFQIISFSLNGRF
- a CDS encoding thioredoxin family protein — protein: MRAVSCRVHVGLIAALFLLLSGVQASALELSAVPDPVELPTLPASATASGVVENDVPQVRARLLVGNTEGERRVGVLFDLAEGWHLYWRNPGGTGIAPELGLAADGHAFGDVAWPAPLTFVEADGLFTTWGYEGSVLLSAPITRDADPSSGQVEADVSVLVCRTQCVPADFALRSPLEPELAPEDRTWIDRRFAEALSRVPVSASELGLGVQARWHDTRPEVDELGTVRLELAPCDEAPCPSLAARGAGSLFLLQDGDLFEWEEATLADRHVVDIALTRLEDVPKTDERLRGLIPIRASGGALRHVAIDTKIESPPATTATAKGLAVTPPAPPMANPPADAATRPIPGPSTAAAEPASPTLVRWLQVIGLALLGGLILNGMPCVLPVLAIKVVAVADMAEKDPREVRMHGVAYGAGVLGSMTALAGVVVALRAAGHSVGWGFQFQEPLFVAIIAAVLVTFAMNLFGAFEIDLGQGRLAAIGHDAVGARRSFFEGLLAVVLATPCTAPFLGTAVGFAFASHGLGIFAIFLAIGLGLASPFLIVSFQPKAARFIPRSGPWMNTLRSGLGFSLLATCVWLLWVLGQSGGVDAVIGTTATLLVLAFLLFCLGRLQPMRSAWLGRVAAVGIAGVALGGFNLIGIDRVPVATADQTTSAEAKAEAWATYSEGAVAAALEDGRPAFVVFTADWCLTCKMNEATVLDREAVHAAFRDGGYALFEADWTRRDEGIRRKLAEFDRAGVPLYLVYSPDRPDAPRVLSELLTTEEVLAAIDEARPTKRI
- a CDS encoding DUF4266 domain-containing protein, encoding MTRSFRFAVIAALTACTLASTGCAVVKPWERDLLARRDMSFEPDGLEAKREAHIYWSKEATMPGGSGGGGGCGCN
- a CDS encoding TlpA family protein disulfide reductase — protein: MRSRTLALLFLLTSCAWPLSATALDEGDRAPAFSVPSLFGDGNVELGKYRGKIVYLDFWASWCGPCLKAIPEIEEMRGEFPDDQFQVVAVNLDQKAKKALRFLEKNPIGYPSAADPKGSLPGQFGVETMPTSYLIDRDGVIRYVHKGFSRGDGSRIREEIRMLLKEQKLGKK